The following are encoded in a window of Bdellovibrio svalbardensis genomic DNA:
- a CDS encoding DNA gyrase inhibitor YacG: protein MTEPKVLNVKCPQCGRLTLYSPENPFRPFCSERCRLIDLGEWATGGYKIPVKNSSSDSLTSDEDIYDIPDEDADDESKH from the coding sequence ATGACTGAACCAAAAGTTCTTAACGTCAAATGCCCGCAATGCGGGCGTTTGACTTTGTACTCACCTGAAAATCCATTTCGTCCTTTCTGCTCTGAAAGATGCAGACTTATTGATCTTGGCGAGTGGGCCACCGGCGGATATAAAATTCCCGTGAAGAATTCTTCAAGTGATTCTTTAACTTCAGATGAAGATATTTACGACATCCCCGACGAGGATGCCGATGATGAAAGCAAGCATTAG
- a CDS encoding prolipoprotein diacylglyceryl transferase → MFPFIRVTSSILIPTYYFVVSAAIILALFWITARAKKYNLSHKITLDLSLIIMVCGFIGARLLHVFYENFAYYQEDYSRVLYFWDGGFVFFGGALLAALFGVLFLEWKAPNDDERYLDLFAPVISLTYAIGRLGCLFAGCCYGKSCELPWAISGRHPTQIYASIWELGVVLILIGIESISSLHRRPALFRRPGSIFYLWMILHGLGRLLMESFREDFRGPSLGLSISSWISLAVIALGLVLMFRRKPA, encoded by the coding sequence TTGTTTCCATTCATTCGAGTCACATCTTCAATCTTAATTCCAACTTACTATTTCGTGGTCAGTGCGGCCATTATTTTAGCTCTATTTTGGATCACTGCTCGCGCCAAAAAATATAATCTCAGTCACAAAATCACTCTAGACCTAAGCCTCATCATCATGGTCTGCGGATTCATCGGTGCAAGACTCTTGCACGTGTTCTATGAAAACTTCGCTTACTATCAAGAGGACTATAGCCGCGTCCTTTACTTCTGGGACGGTGGCTTTGTGTTTTTTGGTGGAGCACTTCTGGCAGCCTTGTTTGGAGTTCTATTCTTAGAGTGGAAAGCCCCCAACGATGATGAACGGTATTTGGATCTTTTTGCCCCGGTCATTTCATTGACCTATGCTATCGGCAGGCTGGGCTGCCTTTTTGCGGGTTGCTGTTATGGGAAATCCTGCGAACTTCCCTGGGCCATCAGCGGGCGCCATCCCACTCAGATTTATGCTTCCATTTGGGAGCTCGGTGTCGTCCTGATCTTAATTGGGATTGAATCAATTTCCTCTCTCCATCGCCGCCCCGCTCTTTTCAGAAGACCGGGAAGCATCTTCTATCTGTGGATGATCCTGCATGGCCTTGGACGACTTTTAATGGAAAGCTTCCGCGAAGACTTCCGCGGACCTTCCCTGGGACTTTCAATCTCAAGTTGGATTAGTCTTGCGGTGATTGCTTTAGGACTTGTCCTAATGTTCCGCAGGAAGCCAGCATAG
- a CDS encoding cyclic nucleotide-binding domain-containing protein: protein MRLHPAEIAKEIKGYSFFKSFSEDLLLQVSAMVHTVTFKAGDFALTEGQKNDSLFFLRKGKFEVSLAGEVLVTQDTPGEVFGEMSVITSNPASTTIKALTDLECFAIRSDDFAHVHPKDKDRFQALLYQIYCFILTERLMKTNEKARLFEILNRELHEAQSALTKGHGGRVLLIEPDKKQQMPVRMALGGTGVHLDLAGDVESARAYLKDNQYDIVLSEEGCVEVLKDVVEGKLASHAVLLTSKDVQGNLRILEGNRFVEHIISRDAEDKNATIRYVLTALGKLLNKDLFGVEKYLTWGVEVQKKNVSSSTQREQLRDEMFAYFKKMGVRSTVLDRVNTVTEEMLMNAIYDAPTDAQGKPLFNHMTRKEEIQLDSHQQSQLCYGSDGVLLAVSVVDPFGSLTKEVIVDYLLTCYNGAAGSLNSQKGGAGRGLHQIIENSDLTIFNVKKGVRCEVICLFNIDGQKREAQPSFHYFFM, encoded by the coding sequence ATGAGATTGCACCCAGCTGAGATTGCTAAGGAAATAAAAGGATACTCTTTTTTCAAGTCCTTCAGTGAAGATTTGTTACTGCAAGTCTCTGCTATGGTTCACACTGTGACTTTTAAAGCTGGTGATTTCGCTCTTACTGAGGGGCAAAAAAACGACTCTCTGTTCTTTCTTCGCAAAGGAAAATTTGAAGTTTCTTTAGCTGGTGAAGTCTTGGTGACTCAGGATACTCCAGGAGAAGTCTTTGGCGAAATGAGTGTGATCACTTCGAATCCTGCTTCTACAACGATCAAGGCGCTGACAGATCTTGAATGCTTTGCCATTCGTTCCGACGACTTTGCGCATGTGCATCCAAAAGACAAAGATCGCTTCCAGGCTCTACTTTATCAGATCTATTGTTTCATTTTGACCGAACGTTTGATGAAGACCAATGAGAAAGCGCGTTTATTCGAAATATTGAACCGCGAACTTCATGAAGCCCAAAGTGCTTTGACCAAAGGTCACGGTGGACGCGTACTTCTTATCGAGCCCGATAAAAAGCAACAAATGCCGGTTCGTATGGCTTTGGGCGGAACGGGCGTGCATCTGGATTTGGCGGGTGATGTTGAGTCCGCCAGAGCTTATTTGAAGGACAATCAATACGATATCGTTCTAAGTGAAGAAGGTTGCGTTGAAGTGTTGAAAGATGTGGTGGAAGGCAAGTTGGCCTCTCATGCCGTTCTACTGACCAGTAAAGATGTACAGGGCAATCTGCGCATTCTTGAAGGCAACCGCTTCGTTGAACATATTATTTCACGTGATGCCGAAGATAAAAATGCGACTATTCGCTATGTATTAACGGCTCTTGGTAAGCTGCTGAATAAAGATCTCTTCGGAGTTGAAAAGTATTTAACTTGGGGTGTGGAAGTTCAGAAGAAGAATGTCTCATCTTCAACTCAAAGAGAACAGCTTCGCGATGAAATGTTCGCTTACTTCAAAAAGATGGGCGTGCGCAGCACCGTCTTGGATAGAGTTAATACAGTCACTGAAGAAATGCTAATGAATGCCATCTACGACGCTCCAACGGATGCACAAGGGAAACCCTTGTTCAACCATATGACTCGTAAAGAAGAAATTCAATTGGACAGTCATCAGCAGTCTCAGTTGTGCTATGGAAGTGATGGCGTACTTTTGGCCGTTTCAGTGGTAGACCCATTTGGCTCTTTAACTAAAGAGGTCATCGTCGACTATCTTCTGACCTGCTACAATGGCGCAGCAGGAAGTTTGAATTCCCAAAAGGGTGGTGCCGGCCGCGGTCTTCACCAAATCATCGAAAATTCTGATTTGACGATTTTCAATGTTAAAAAAGGCGTCCGCTGTGAAGTGATCTGTCTTTTCAACATCGATGGGCAAAAGCGCGAAGCTCAACCCTCTTTCCACTATTTCTTCATGTAA
- a CDS encoding metal ABC transporter permease, whose product MAFLELLQIYKWSLPSSILMAAVLALIGAQWTAREKSAQIFVLGQGSSLGIVLGLVINILLGTDFHWLSLLLGLILGGLTLVLSDLMVERKSDRNHIYLTLFVFFLALTYLMTALTPSLESHMASAYFGDLAVMSDTAGKISLIAALVFAVFILVNWRHLTRISFELVNHSWIHRSLKNRLFDFGTLLVTTLAIQGMGYLFTIGSLFIATTFASQRSRNLRSYTLRILTISTLGCLLGFSLSLLSTNLPTVPCVLIGQILVGICSYMKK is encoded by the coding sequence ATGGCATTTCTTGAGCTCCTGCAAATCTATAAATGGTCTCTTCCATCCAGCATTTTGATGGCGGCGGTGCTGGCTTTGATCGGCGCACAGTGGACGGCTCGGGAAAAGAGCGCTCAGATCTTCGTTCTGGGACAAGGTTCCTCTTTAGGAATTGTTCTTGGCTTGGTGATCAATATACTTTTAGGAACGGATTTTCATTGGTTGAGCTTGCTCTTGGGGCTCATCCTGGGTGGACTCACCTTGGTGCTTTCTGATCTGATGGTTGAGAGGAAGTCGGATAGAAATCATATCTATTTAACCTTGTTCGTCTTTTTTTTGGCGCTAACTTATCTGATGACCGCACTGACTCCTTCGTTGGAGTCGCACATGGCTTCTGCGTATTTCGGTGATTTGGCAGTAATGAGTGATACTGCGGGGAAGATTTCGCTCATCGCCGCCCTCGTCTTTGCAGTTTTTATCCTTGTGAACTGGCGACACCTGACTCGAATTTCATTTGAACTCGTCAATCATAGCTGGATTCATCGCAGCTTGAAAAACAGACTTTTTGATTTTGGAACCCTGCTGGTCACCACTTTGGCAATTCAAGGCATGGGTTATTTGTTTACGATCGGCTCTTTATTCATAGCGACGACTTTTGCTTCACAAAGAAGTCGCAATTTAAGGAGCTACACCCTGCGGATTCTAACAATTTCAACTTTGGGTTGTCTTTTGGGATTTAGTCTGTCGTTGCTATCCACAAACTTGCCCACAGTCCCTTGTGTGCTGATCGGACAAATTCTTGTGGGTATTTGCAGTTACATGAAGAAATAG
- a CDS encoding ATP-binding cassette domain-containing protein, with amino-acid sequence MTKLLEVQNLQAFSSEGRTLSPIVNFELHAGEVLFLRGENGAGKSTLLKTILGLHKYFKGTFDFFPRNSEIQYLPQLGNISFHLPLTLADMLDGEVSSPLLAGLDLSKKWNTASGGERQKILFASALMKKPRVLLLDEPFNHVDKNASHLLEQSLSDYLRENPQSAMLLISHRSLNQDWPQVRYVEIR; translated from the coding sequence ATGACAAAACTTCTTGAGGTTCAAAATTTACAAGCATTCAGCAGTGAAGGTCGCACGCTATCGCCGATAGTAAATTTTGAACTTCATGCGGGAGAGGTTCTTTTTCTGCGCGGAGAAAATGGAGCAGGAAAAAGCACCCTTCTGAAAACGATCTTGGGTTTGCATAAATATTTCAAGGGCACCTTTGATTTCTTCCCGCGTAATTCGGAAATTCAATATCTTCCCCAACTTGGCAATATCAGCTTCCACCTGCCTTTAACCTTGGCTGACATGCTTGACGGAGAGGTTTCATCTCCCCTTCTTGCGGGTTTGGATCTAAGTAAAAAATGGAATACAGCCAGTGGAGGAGAAAGACAGAAGATCCTCTTTGCATCGGCACTAATGAAAAAACCCCGTGTGCTTTTACTCGACGAGCCCTTTAATCATGTGGATAAAAATGCCAGTCATTTGCTCGAACAAAGTCTGAGCGATTATCTAAGGGAAAACCCCCAAAGCGCGATGCTGCTTATTTCTCACCGATCTTTAAATCAAGATTGGCCTCAAGTTCGTTATGTGGAGATTCGCTAA